One window of the Lycium ferocissimum isolate CSIRO_LF1 unplaced genomic scaffold, AGI_CSIRO_Lferr_CH_V1 ctg7370, whole genome shotgun sequence genome contains the following:
- the LOC132045629 gene encoding uncharacterized protein LOC132045629, producing MPMERSNSSGSTNSSFSTTSRANSSSSSVVSIQCLKGSSKADEWTGDMLITGDIVEELRIGNMILRSPFKNGKNGIQKIMHNSYKAKETSISVRVRRGSDDELFTELQACIVPNEFAGRKQYMLRAIDDPNYAVGFVDRTEMECLELQGSRKSRMVGALTRTPLQEGYVSYPWEKRMNEFLAVQNSSSFYSLLLLPKASDKVSIHYNDLEDTLSRANAWLIASQASGVPIVFMNIQTESLLTKISGETASCTVSAGSLSDLSNLANASLYGFEDYHGVDIGVVRAVRLWFSPLGGEIPIEIKIKENDVKLGFAISRTEEGFIHISSVIEGDEDAPSSRSGLSNLYKEAIKECKLLVVSRISNQKILPWIVSPTGAVRCFDTVSLSQKLSLHRHAKVPIVMHVFLWDHSVPVPNGGSINRSRTISPTMLPPLPPEVRLARQPNDNQVMPLPPEVEDERGSHSDESELRLDRDTAGEFSFRFHDFSLPNNWV from the exons TGCTTAAAAGGAAGTTCAAAAGCCGATGAATGGACCGGAGACATGTTAATAACGGGCGATATCGTGGAAGAGCTTCGAATAGGAAACATGATTCTCCGATCACCCTTCAAGAATGGGAAAAATGGTATTCAAAAGATCATGCATAATTCTTACAAGGCTAAGGAAACTTCTATTTCGGTTCGTGTTAGACGTGGATCTGATGATGAATTGTTCACCGAGTTACAg GCATGTATCGTTCCAAATGAATTTGCCGGAAGAAAACAGTATATGCTTAGAGCTATTGATGATCCCAACTATGCCGTTGGTTTTGTTGATCGAACAGAGATGGAGTGTTTGGAATTGCAAG GTTCAAGGAAGTCAAGAATGGTGGGAGCACTGACAAGGACTCCACTTCAAGAAGGATATGTTAGCTATCCGTGGGAGAAAAGAATGAATGAGTTTCTAGCAGTTCAAAATTCAAGTAGCTTTTACTCACTGCTTCTCTTGCCAAAAGCCTCAGACAAAGTTTCAATTCATTATAATGATTTAGAAGACACACTTTCCAGAGCAAATGCTTGGCTCATTGCTTCTCAGGCCTCTGGTGTTCCCATTGTCTTCATGAATATCCAGACGGAGTCTCTACTTACCAAG ATATCAGGGGAGACAGCTTCGTGCACCGTAAGTGCTGGATCACTTTCTGATTTATCAAACCTTGCAAATGCAAGTTTGTATGGTTTTGAAGATTACCATGGAGTGGATATTGGTGTTGTCCGAGCAGTTCGTCTTTGGTTTTCCCCACTTGGAGGAGAGATTCCTATTGAgatcaaaatcaaagaaaatgatGTCAAACTTGGATTTGCCATCAGCAGAACTGAAGAG GGGTTTATTCACATATCATCAGTAATTGAAGGTGATGAGGATGCACCTTCCTCAAGATCAGGCCTTAGCAATCTATACAAGGAAGCAATCAAAGAGTGCAAACTTTTAGTTGTATCAAGAATATCCAACCAAAAGATTCTTCCATGGATCGTTTCTCCGACAGGGGCGGTCAGGTGCTTTGACACCGTCTCTCTCAGCCAAAAATTGTCTTTGCATCGCCATGCAAAGGTTCCAATTGTCATGCACGTGTTTCTTTGGGACCATTCTGTCCCCGTGCCAAATGGTGGTAGCATTAATCGGTCGAGGACTATTTCCCCGACCATGCTACCACCGTTGCCACCTGAAGTTCGGTTGGCACGCCAACCGAATGATAATCAGGTGATGCCATTGCCTCCAGAAGTTGAAGATGAGAGAGGAAGTCACAGTGATGAATCAGAACTAAGGCTTGATAGGGACACTGCTGGGGAATTTTCTTTTCGCTTCCATGATTTTTCTCTACCAaataattgggtgtaa